TGCGCCAGCCCGGACAGCATCGACCCGGCCAGAAAGAGCACGACCGCCGCCATGAACGTGCCCTTGCGGCCGTAGAGATCCCCCGCCTTCCCCCAGATCGGTGTCGCCACGGCGGTGGTGAGCAGATAGGCCGTCACCACCCACGACAGCTGGTCCAGTCCCCCGAGGTCCCCGACGATCGTGGGCAGCGCCGTCCCCACGATCAGACCGTCCACCATCGCCAGGAACATCCCGAGCAGCAGCCCGAACACCCCGAAGTACAACGACCGCGGCGGCCGCCCCCCGGGCACCGCCTCGTCCGCCTCTCCGGCCTCGTCCGCTCCTCCGGCCGCCTTGCTGCCTCCTCCGACCGCCCTGCCGTCTTCGGCCGGGTCTGCCCCGACGGCCTGGCCGGCCGCTTCGGTCGAACCGTTGGTCACCCTCACTGCGCCCCCTCGCTCCGCGTTTCCGTTTCTCCGCAGCAACCGGCAACGACGTGCCTCTTCGCTGCGCCGTGTGTACGGCGTATCGAGCGAATACAACGTACACATCAGCGTGTACAGCGTCTACTGCTGATACGTTGTACGCGTCGCTCCGGGAGATCCGGGAAGCGGGAGGATCCGGGAAGGAAGTGAGCCCATGTCCGGCAAGAAGCCAGCCGGAGCCGAGGACCGGACGCCGTCCGGGCCCGCCACGGAGCCGGACCCGGCAGCGGTCTCCCTCTGGGAGCGCCTGGACCGGCCGGCGCCGGCTCCGCGGGCCGCCCTGACCCCGCAGAAGATCGCCGCGGCCGCCGTCCGCATCGCCGACGCCGAGGGCATCGACGCCGTCACCATGCGCCGCCTGGCCACCGAACTGGGCGTCGCCCCCATGGCGGCGTACCGCTATGTCTCCGGCAAGGGCGATGTCCTGGACCTGATGACGGACGCGGTCTACGCGGACCTCACACTGCCTGACGACATCGAGAACTGGCGCGACGTCATGCGCACCAACGCGCTGCGCACCCGGGAGATCGTGCTGCGCCACCCCTGGCTCATCCAGATCTCCTCACCGCAGTCGTTGCGCGCGCTCACCCCGAACCGGATGTCCGTGGCCGAGCGGGCGCTCTCCGCCCTGGACGGTCTCGGACTCGATGTCGACGCGATGATGGCCGTGCTCGGCACCGTCAACTCCTATGTCCACGGCGCGGTTTCGGCCGAATGTGCCCACCACTGCCTGATGCGGGAGCAGGGCTGGGCCGGCCCCGACGAACTGCGGACCGCCCTCGCCCCGCAGATGAGCTACCTGATGAGCACCGGGCGCTACCCCACCTATCACCGCTATCTCCACGAGGCCACCCGCAAGGACGACCCGCAGTGGCGCTTCGAAACCGGCCTGGACAGCGTCCTCGACGGCATCGCGGCCCGGCTGGGAATCTGAGCGGCCCGCAGCACGGCTCAGCGGCCTGCAGCACGGCCAGCGGCCGCCGGATGTTCCGACGGCCGCTGAACGGTGCTGAGAGGAGTCGCTGGGGACTCCGTGCGGGGCTTACGGGTGGTAGTGCTCGACGATCTTCGTGGCGGCGCCGTCCCGCACGGTCACCCGGACGTCGACGGAGCCGAGCTTGGCCGCCTTGCGCGCGTCGTCGAGGGTGCACGAAGCGGTGCCGTAGCCGGAGCCATCCAGGTGGACGCGCCCGTCGGAGGCCTCGCAGAGCGCCGCCGCACCGAGCACCTTGGTGCTGTCGAGGAGGTGGAACGCCTGCTCCGCGCCGCTCTCCGGGGCCACCGTGAGCTTGTACTCGGTGAGCCACTTCAGCTTGCCGACCCAGGTGCCGTTGACGCCCTTACGGCCGGCGGAGGCACCGCCCTGCCCACCGGGGCCACCCGTCGCGGACGCCTGGCCCCCGTTGGTGCCCGTACGCGAGGCGCCCTTCCCCGTTGCGGCACCGGAACCACCGCCCGACTGCTCCCCGCCCGCCGAGGACGAGCCCGAGGACGAGCCGCCCGTGGACGAGCCGCCCGAGGAGGAACCGCCCGAGGCGCCACCGGAAGTGGAGTCCCCCGCCGTGGACCCGCCGTCCGACGCGGCCTGGCTGCTCGCGGCGGAGGGCGCGGCCGACGCCTTGTCATCACCGTTCTGGCAGGCGGTCAGCGACAGCGCCGCGGCGGCGACGAGCGAGGCGACGGCGAGCCGGCGACCGCGGCGCAGGGTGGTGGCGAGCGACATGAGGATTCCCCCGGGGTGGTGACTGGTGTCCTTCGGCGTGACATCCATGACTCTCGTCGCGCCGGCTAAAGATCGGCTAACGCACGAGTAACCCCGTCTTACGTCCCGTCAGAACACGTCGCCGGACGGGCTTGAGAGGTGCCTGCGCCGAGGCCTCCACCTGGGTCGGCGGAAGCCTCGGCACGCTCGGGCGGAGCGGAGATCAGGCGGCGACCGTCACCTCGGCCTCGCCGTCGGCCGGCGAGTCCGCCGCGCGGGTGTGCGGCGTCTTGCGCAGCCCCTTGAGGAGGATCACCAGGGCCGCGCTGACGCCCGTACCCGCGGCGATGGCCAGCAGGTAGAGGAACGGCTGGCCGATCAGGGGGACGACGAAGATGCCGCCGTGCGGGGCGCGGAGGGTGCAGCCGAACGCCATCGACAGGGCTCCGGTGACCGCCCCACCGGCCATCGCGGAGGGAATGACGCGCAGCGGGTCGGCGGCGGCGAAGGGGATCGCGCCCTCGGTGATGAAGGAAGCGCCGAGCACCCAGGCCGCCTTGCCGTTCTCCCGCTCGGCCTTGGTGAAGAGCCGGCCGCGGACGGTCGTGGCCAGCGCCATCGCCAGCGGCGGGACCATACCGGCCGCCATCACCGCGGCCATGACCTTCAGGCTGCCCTCGTTGGGGTTGGCGAGGCCGCCGACCGCGAAGGCGTAGGCGACCTTGTTCAGCGGGCCGCCGAGGTCGAAGCACATCATCAGGCCGAGCAGAGCACCCAGCATGATCGCGTTGGCGCCGGTGAGACCGGACAGCCAGTCCGTCAGCCCCTTTTGCAGCGCGGCGATCGGCTTGCCCACCACGAGGAACATCAGGAAGCCGACGATCGCCGACGAGATGAGCGGGATGACCACGACCGGCATGATGCCGCGCAGCACCGGCGGTATGCCCACCCGCTG
This Streptomyces decoyicus DNA region includes the following protein-coding sequences:
- a CDS encoding TetR/AcrR family transcriptional regulator C-terminal domain-containing protein, with protein sequence MSGKKPAGAEDRTPSGPATEPDPAAVSLWERLDRPAPAPRAALTPQKIAAAAVRIADAEGIDAVTMRRLATELGVAPMAAYRYVSGKGDVLDLMTDAVYADLTLPDDIENWRDVMRTNALRTREIVLRHPWLIQISSPQSLRALTPNRMSVAERALSALDGLGLDVDAMMAVLGTVNSYVHGAVSAECAHHCLMREQGWAGPDELRTALAPQMSYLMSTGRYPTYHRYLHEATRKDDPQWRFETGLDSVLDGIAARLGI